In Chloroflexia bacterium SDU3-3, one DNA window encodes the following:
- the tsaB gene encoding tRNA (adenosine(37)-N6)-threonylcarbamoyltransferase complex dimerization subunit type 1 TsaB: MLLAIDTSTAHTGIACYAATGLLGECSWFSGRDHTVQLVPQIHMLLRHIGAGPTDVQALAVALGPGSWSGLRVGMSTAKGMALARDLPLIGVGTLDALVYQHYRPGMPVYPIIRLGRERFATAAFPAPPAPPYVTPARNVTLAEIVSEVAGRTLFCGEIDADTRAALVGALGSACVFPTPAASQRRPGFLAELAWLRWQAGDTDDRATLEPIYLGQPVKQAPAAP; the protein is encoded by the coding sequence ATGCTACTCGCTATCGATACATCAACGGCCCACACCGGCATCGCCTGCTATGCTGCCACCGGCTTGCTGGGCGAATGCTCGTGGTTCTCGGGCCGCGACCATACGGTGCAGCTTGTGCCGCAGATCCACATGCTGCTGCGCCACATCGGCGCTGGCCCCACGGATGTGCAGGCGCTGGCGGTGGCGCTCGGCCCCGGCAGCTGGAGCGGCCTGCGCGTGGGTATGAGCACCGCCAAGGGCATGGCGCTGGCCCGCGACCTGCCGCTGATCGGCGTGGGTACGCTCGATGCGCTGGTGTACCAGCACTATCGCCCCGGCATGCCGGTCTACCCCATCATCCGCCTAGGGCGCGAGCGCTTCGCCACGGCAGCCTTCCCGGCACCGCCCGCACCACCCTACGTCACCCCCGCCCGCAACGTCACACTCGCCGAGATCGTGTCTGAGGTCGCTGGCCGCACACTGTTCTGCGGCGAGATCGACGCCGACACGCGTGCGGCGCTGGTGGGCGCGCTAGGCAGCGCGTGCGTCTTCCCGACACCAGCGGCCAGCCAGCGCCGCCCCGGCTTCCTGGCCGAGCTCGCATGGCTGCGCTGGCAGGCGGGCGACACCGATGACCGCGCCACCCTGGAGCCGATCTACCTTGGCCAGCCGGTGAAGCAGGCCCCGGCGGCCCCCTAG
- a CDS encoding deoxyguanosinetriphosphate triphosphohydrolase, translated as MPTAATHAAVRDRIEADELARLSPLAAQSAAARRARDEQESPVRTRFQRDRDRILHSKPFRRLKHKTQVFIAPLGDHYRTRLTHTLEVTQIARTVARALRLNEDLVEAIGLGHDLGHTPFGHAGEVAISHAQGSSFRHNEQSLRIVEVLLKDGQGLNLTEPVREGIYMHSKGRASVASKAWGNASTLEGQIIKIADAVAYINHDIDDAIRAGVISQADLPQDVLAELGQTHAARINTMVCDLIDANWWATGEGQPPAEPLLAMSQRMLALTNALRDFMYERVYLNSRAKEDDGKVRKMIELLYNHFKDHPEQLPAELRAINTQRGEPIERAVIDHIAGMTDRYAIQVFNSLYVPRTWGA; from the coding sequence ATGCCCACCGCCGCAACCCACGCCGCCGTACGCGACCGGATCGAGGCAGACGAGCTAGCCCGGCTCTCGCCCCTGGCCGCGCAGAGCGCCGCCGCCCGCCGCGCGCGCGACGAGCAGGAGTCGCCGGTGCGCACCCGATTCCAGCGCGACCGCGACCGCATCCTGCACTCCAAGCCGTTCCGCCGCCTGAAGCACAAGACCCAGGTGTTCATCGCCCCGCTGGGCGACCACTACCGCACGCGCCTGACCCACACCCTAGAGGTGACGCAGATCGCGCGCACGGTGGCCCGCGCCCTGCGGCTCAACGAGGATCTGGTCGAGGCGATCGGGCTGGGGCACGACCTGGGGCACACGCCCTTCGGCCACGCCGGCGAGGTGGCGATCTCGCACGCGCAGGGCAGCAGCTTCCGCCACAACGAGCAGAGCCTGCGGATCGTGGAGGTGCTGCTGAAGGATGGCCAGGGGCTGAACCTGACCGAGCCGGTGCGCGAGGGAATCTACATGCACTCGAAGGGCCGGGCCAGCGTGGCATCCAAGGCCTGGGGCAACGCCAGCACGCTAGAGGGCCAGATCATCAAGATCGCCGACGCGGTGGCCTACATCAACCACGACATCGACGACGCCATCCGGGCGGGGGTGATCAGCCAGGCCGATCTGCCGCAGGATGTGCTGGCCGAGCTTGGCCAGACCCACGCCGCCCGGATCAACACCATGGTCTGCGACCTGATCGACGCCAACTGGTGGGCCACCGGCGAGGGCCAGCCGCCCGCCGAGCCGCTGCTGGCCATGAGCCAGCGCATGCTGGCGCTCACCAACGCCCTGCGCGACTTCATGTACGAGCGGGTCTACCTCAACTCGCGGGCCAAGGAGGATGACGGCAAGGTACGCAAAATGATCGAACTGCTGTACAATCATTTCAAAGATCACCCCGAGCAGCTTCCAGCAGAGCTACGTGCGATCAACACCCAGCGCGGCGAGCCGATCGAGCGCGCCGTCATCGACCATATCGCGGGCATGACCGACCGCTACGCCATCCAGGTCTTCAACAGCCTCTATGTGCCGCGCACCTGGGGCGCGTAG
- the tsaE gene encoding tRNA (adenosine(37)-N6)-threonylcarbamoyltransferase complex ATPase subunit type 1 TsaE — protein sequence MSRYDSRQMPHVLDIVSHSAAQTVRIGHRLGELLGPGDTLLLYGDFGAGKTHLTKGIAQGLGSDDMVNSPSFVLINEYRSGLAHRRAPIYHIDLYRIEDPAALVGIGLDDALDGHGICVIEWAERLDALLPPEHLAIHLRHVSETKRSLRFEPHGQRAADLIESLKRTAFA from the coding sequence ATGAGCAGATATGATTCTCGCCAGATGCCACATGTGCTCGATATTGTCTCGCATAGCGCGGCGCAGACGGTGCGCATCGGCCACCGCCTGGGCGAGCTGCTCGGCCCTGGCGACACCCTGCTGCTCTATGGTGATTTCGGTGCTGGCAAGACCCACCTGACCAAAGGCATCGCCCAAGGGCTGGGGTCGGACGACATGGTGAACAGCCCCAGCTTCGTGCTGATCAACGAGTACCGCTCGGGGCTGGCCCACCGCCGCGCGCCGATCTACCATATCGACCTCTACCGGATCGAAGATCCAGCGGCGCTGGTGGGGATCGGCCTCGACGACGCGCTGGATGGCCACGGGATCTGCGTGATCGAGTGGGCCGAGCGCCTGGATGCGCTGCTGCCGCCCGAGCACCTTGCCATCCATCTGCGCCACGTGAGCGAGACCAAGCGTTCGCTGCGCTTCGAACCACACGGCCAGCGCGCCGCCGACCTGATCGAGTCGCTCAAGCGCACGGCTTTTGCATAG
- a CDS encoding murein biosynthesis integral membrane protein MurJ has protein sequence MPDLPSLAARARAAAQAARSRRLRDLPTLVFDPVSASVLFQLAFLVSAVLGVVRQMLFSAQFGIGPEASAYVAAFRLPETLLNLVGGGALSSAMIPVLLHTRHAEGAAREQQVINRALTLIGAFGIVASVLGVAMAGPFVRAVLAPGFDPATSALTVTLARVMMLQPPLIIITTVAIAVLGSRNQFFLAAVSVALHNIALIGGIAAARVFPQLGIAGPVAGLLADGALQAAILLPGLRANGLRFRLSWPRGDPRLRQIVGLLIPSGLSAIVNFSGTIVDTAAASLVRQPGALPAVNSALLLIGLPIRLLGMAVAQAVFPRLAASAAAHDWATMRRLYLRAMVVAVGLALPAAATLALAGRWLVGLLFERGAFDAAAADLTAQALAAYALGLPFYIATELSTRALAAFYDTRTPLLTNLLQVAGRIGLLALLLQPLGALAIPLAFAATSAVESALLTAVFWLRLRRRRVENLRVAASIDLEEGR, from the coding sequence ATGCCCGATCTTCCCTCGCTTGCCGCGCGCGCCCGCGCCGCCGCGCAGGCCGCCCGCTCGCGCCGCCTGCGCGATCTGCCCACCCTGGTCTTCGATCCGGTCAGCGCCAGCGTGCTGTTTCAGCTGGCCTTCTTGGTCTCGGCGGTGCTGGGCGTGGTGCGGCAGATGCTGTTCTCGGCCCAGTTTGGCATCGGCCCCGAGGCCAGCGCCTACGTGGCGGCCTTTCGCCTGCCCGAGACCCTGCTGAACCTCGTGGGCGGTGGGGCGCTCTCTAGCGCCATGATCCCGGTGCTGCTGCACACCCGCCACGCCGAGGGCGCGGCCCGCGAGCAGCAGGTGATCAATCGTGCGCTCACGCTGATCGGGGCGTTTGGCATCGTGGCCTCGGTGCTGGGCGTGGCCATGGCCGGGCCGTTCGTGCGGGCGGTGCTGGCCCCCGGCTTCGACCCGGCCACCAGCGCGCTCACCGTCACGCTGGCCCGTGTGATGATGCTGCAGCCGCCGCTGATCATCATCACCACCGTGGCGATCGCGGTGCTGGGCAGCCGCAACCAGTTTTTCCTGGCGGCGGTGTCGGTGGCGCTGCACAATATCGCGCTGATCGGCGGCATCGCGGCGGCGCGTGTGTTCCCCCAGCTAGGCATCGCCGGGCCGGTGGCTGGCCTGCTGGCCGATGGTGCGCTGCAGGCCGCCATCCTGCTGCCGGGGCTGCGGGCCAATGGGCTGCGCTTCCGCCTATCGTGGCCGCGCGGCGACCCGCGCCTGCGCCAGATCGTGGGCCTGCTGATCCCCAGCGGCCTCTCGGCGATCGTCAACTTTAGCGGCACGATCGTGGACACGGCGGCGGCCTCGCTGGTGCGCCAGCCCGGCGCGCTGCCAGCGGTGAATAGTGCGCTGCTGCTGATCGGCCTGCCCATCCGGCTGCTGGGCATGGCGGTGGCGCAGGCGGTGTTCCCCCGGCTGGCGGCCAGCGCCGCCGCGCACGACTGGGCGACCATGCGGCGGCTCTATCTGCGGGCCATGGTGGTGGCCGTGGGGCTGGCGCTGCCTGCGGCTGCCACGCTGGCGCTGGCGGGGCGCTGGCTGGTGGGGCTGCTGTTCGAGCGTGGCGCGTTCGATGCCGCCGCCGCCGACCTGACCGCCCAGGCCCTGGCCGCCTATGCGCTGGGTCTCCCGTTCTATATCGCCACCGAGCTGAGCACCCGCGCCCTGGCCGCGTTCTATGACACGCGCACCCCGCTGCTCACCAATCTGCTGCAGGTGGCTGGGCGCATTGGGCTGCTGGCGCTGCTGCTGCAGCCGCTTGGCGCGCTGGCCATCCCGCTGGCCTTCGCCGCCACGTCGGCGGTCGAGAGCGCCCTGCTCACGGCGGTGTTCTGGCTGCGTCTGCGGCGGCGAAGGGTGGAAAATCTTCGGGTAGCTGCGTCTATTGATCTCGAAGAGGGGAGATAA
- a CDS encoding DNA primase, translated as MNGATDTIKERIDVVEFISGYMSLRKSGKNFVGFCPFHPNTKTPAFYVFPDTQSFHCFGCKASGTVFDFLMRREGLEFRDALEQLAARAGVELAPRTPEEEQEDQQRTRLLAINQAAAVFFQHMLLKSPRGEAARAYVGRRMLDEATVEAFQLGFAPDEWSTLLGYLTDRKGFDPEDVEAAGLVIHRDQGGYFDRFRNRLMFPIRNVKGEIIAFGGRAIGDAQPKYMNSPQTPLFDKGRVLYALDMARDRIRAEDAVVIVEGYVDAIVAHQYGFKNVVAPLGTALTADHVGVLKKLGVKTVYLALDADAAGVRATLKGLQILQENMDGRDVPIPTAQGVVRWGRELDAEIKIIVLPEGRDPDEVIQERPEAWGELVQAARPVMDFYITALTSDLDLASAKGKSDAAARLAPLVEQVTNPVQQAHYIQQIARMLHVEEHTLRAAMPGQPRQPRPAPQRQGQGQQRQGAAPPPQQRQGAAPPPAVDAPSNEDFLLGWLIRHPTARRAVQEKIYNDLQPFPLVAGLLEGTIVELLRRPEIRAIWQAWEPEPESTDPTAWAQQLDADILRPLAMRAITLDVTESQSYRYVNDALERATMLQLNLAREWKKRLSEQLDPADEAAYRVMSDQLMQILSYIDALSIPKRSPTYNDLHTRAV; from the coding sequence ATGAACGGTGCCACCGACACAATCAAAGAGCGCATCGACGTGGTCGAGTTCATCTCGGGGTATATGTCGCTGCGCAAAAGCGGCAAGAACTTCGTGGGGTTCTGCCCGTTCCACCCGAACACCAAGACGCCCGCGTTCTACGTGTTCCCCGACACCCAGAGCTTCCACTGCTTCGGGTGCAAGGCCTCGGGCACGGTGTTCGACTTCCTGATGCGGCGCGAGGGCCTGGAGTTCCGCGACGCGCTGGAGCAGCTGGCCGCGCGCGCCGGGGTCGAGCTTGCGCCGCGCACCCCCGAAGAGGAGCAGGAGGACCAGCAGCGCACGAGGCTGCTGGCCATCAACCAGGCGGCGGCGGTGTTCTTCCAGCACATGCTGCTGAAATCGCCGCGCGGCGAGGCCGCCCGCGCCTATGTCGGGCGGCGCATGCTGGATGAGGCAACCGTCGAGGCCTTCCAGCTGGGCTTCGCCCCCGACGAGTGGAGCACGCTGCTGGGCTACCTGACCGACCGCAAGGGCTTCGACCCCGAGGATGTGGAGGCGGCGGGCCTCGTCATCCACCGCGACCAGGGCGGCTACTTCGACCGCTTTCGCAACCGCCTGATGTTCCCCATCCGCAATGTGAAGGGCGAGATCATCGCGTTCGGCGGGCGGGCGATCGGCGACGCCCAGCCCAAGTACATGAACTCGCCGCAGACCCCGCTGTTCGACAAGGGCCGCGTGCTCTACGCGCTAGACATGGCGCGCGACCGCATCCGCGCCGAGGACGCCGTGGTGATCGTGGAGGGCTACGTGGATGCGATCGTGGCGCACCAGTATGGCTTCAAGAACGTGGTGGCCCCGCTGGGCACCGCGCTGACCGCCGACCACGTGGGCGTGCTGAAGAAGCTGGGCGTGAAGACCGTCTACCTAGCGCTGGATGCCGACGCGGCGGGCGTGCGCGCCACGCTCAAAGGGCTGCAGATCTTGCAGGAGAACATGGATGGGCGCGACGTGCCCATCCCCACCGCACAGGGCGTGGTGCGCTGGGGCCGCGAGCTCGACGCCGAGATCAAGATCATCGTGCTGCCCGAGGGCCGCGACCCCGACGAGGTCATCCAGGAGCGCCCCGAGGCCTGGGGCGAGCTGGTGCAGGCCGCCCGCCCGGTGATGGACTTCTACATCACCGCGCTCACCAGCGACCTGGATCTGGCCAGCGCCAAGGGCAAATCCGACGCGGCGGCGCGGCTGGCCCCGCTGGTGGAGCAGGTGACCAACCCCGTGCAGCAGGCCCACTACATCCAGCAGATCGCGCGGATGCTGCACGTGGAGGAGCACACCCTGCGCGCCGCCATGCCCGGCCAGCCGCGGCAGCCACGGCCAGCGCCGCAGCGCCAGGGGCAAGGGCAGCAGCGCCAGGGGGCCGCGCCACCACCACAGCAGCGCCAGGGGGCCGCGCCGCCGCCAGCGGTCGACGCCCCATCCAACGAGGACTTCCTGCTGGGCTGGCTCATCCGCCACCCGACCGCGCGGCGGGCCGTGCAGGAGAAGATCTACAACGACCTGCAGCCCTTCCCGCTGGTGGCCGGGCTGCTGGAGGGCACGATCGTCGAGCTGCTGCGGCGGCCCGAGATCCGCGCGATCTGGCAGGCCTGGGAGCCAGAGCCCGAGAGCACCGACCCCACAGCATGGGCGCAGCAGCTCGACGCCGACATCCTGCGCCCGCTGGCCATGCGTGCTATTACCCTCGATGTTACCGAATCACAGTCGTACCGATATGTCAATGATGCGCTGGAACGTGCTACAATGCTACAGCTCAATCTCGCACGCGAATGGAAAAAACGGCTGAGCGAGCAGCTCGACCCAGCAGACGAGGCGGCCTATCGAGTGATGTCGGATCAACTGATGCAGATTCTCTCGTATATCGATGCGCTGAGCATACCAAAGCGAAGCCCTACCTATAATGATCTCCATACGCGTGCGGTTTGA